In the genome of Ziziphus jujuba cultivar Dongzao chromosome 10, ASM3175591v1, the window acggtttttcatagtattaacgatgattttttaaaaaattgtcatcaatattatgaaaaaccgtcaccaatactgtggtccgcatgaggaccgtccgcaccataaacggactgttacatacatatatatatatatatagtctaaaCTTTTTGGCAATTGCTCTATCAATGTGTTAATTAGCAtcaattagtttttaaaataaaagcttGGTACGTTAATCAGATCATAAATATAGAGCAGTATGAAtagaaatatagaaaaatgtGCAACATTAAATCTGAACTAGTTATTTACTATTTCTTCTTCTAAACATCCATATGCACCTTTTGCATGACCGAATGTCCAAGTAAGAATCTTTTAGCCAATTCAACAAAagatgaatttttatttctcttaaaatgtaaatgaacatacatatatataacatataattgACCGTCTtttattaccaaacaaaaatataattgagcgtctgtataaataaaataatatacatgtatatatatcaagGTGAAGGAGAACCAAGCTCAATGCCAGTAGCAACAGCCATCGTAATGAGAATCCTCATCTGTCTGTTCCTTTCAACAAGCAAGTCCACCGGATTAGGTGGTGTACTAAAACTGGTTTCGCAGCTTGCTTGTGCTCTGGGGGTCACACTTTCAGACTTCCTCATATCCTCGTAATCTTTGCTATCAAATTCAACAGAGGCATCCTGGTAAGACTTCAGCACCACCTGGTAGGCATTTTGGCAGGCTACGAGAGCATTCTTCGTTGGCTCGTCGGTCGTGTTCGAAAGAAGTTGGCCGATGAAACCAAGTGTGTTTGACGAATTGCTCAGACACTGGTCGATGGCTATCCTCGTTAGACCTGCTATGTCTGTTGCTGGGTCTTTCAAGTTGTCATTGAATGTTTTGATGCAGAAACCGAAGTCTTCATTGGATCTGCAAATCTTGTCGATCAGTGCTTGGGTTTGTTCCGGTTGACTCATGATGGGTTGGATATTGTCCATGATTAACATGGCCAGTAGAGAAATAACTACCATGGAATACCAGTGTGTAAAAgccatttttgttctttttactatatattatataggacTGGTAAGCTCGTTAGGGTTTGATGGAGCTGTGGTAAGAAACTACAGAAATGGAGGGAATATTTATAGGTGGTTGTTTCATAATTGtctggtgattttttttttcccatttttttaattaaaatatttcatgaatAGATAATATTGGTActtcaaaatatatgaaaatttttatttgtcacACTATTATTAGTTAATCATATGACATGTGCCAATTTAATTGACTAACCAATAAAA includes:
- the LOC125420858 gene encoding putative invertase inhibitor, giving the protein MAFTHWYSMVVISLLAMLIMDNIQPIMSQPEQTQALIDKICRSNEDFGFCIKTFNDNLKDPATDIAGLTRIAIDQCLSNSSNTLGFIGQLLSNTTDEPTKNALVACQNAYQVVLKSYQDASVEFDSKDYEDMRKSESVTPRAQASCETSFSTPPNPVDLLVERNRQMRILITMAVATGIELGSPSP